The following are encoded together in the Cicer arietinum cultivar CDC Frontier isolate Library 1 chromosome 2, Cicar.CDCFrontier_v2.0, whole genome shotgun sequence genome:
- the LOC101504797 gene encoding F-box protein FBW2-like, translated as MEVASDVHSWDELIPDTLGVIFAKLSIQERLTVIPRVCKSWARAVTGPYCWQEIDIDDWSSFCEPQHIERMVEMLITRSSGSLRKLSVSGLQTERIFNFIAENAGSLRNLRMIRCNMSNHVVEKMSGRLSRISVLDLSYCMQIGDEGIKIIGKNCKQLEVFCRNMHPLDTSGQPLDDAEAFAIATNMPKLRHLEMAYHLISNDGVHQILSSCMKLEHLDLRGCWGVQLDNMSLNQKFPNLKILGPHVLGWDDSSDISDSSSDYVDSDMDEYDDESDDDMWYDGIRIEGLELRVRVYVGIEDAGMHWPASP; from the exons ATGGAAGTAGCATCTGATGTTCATAGTTGGGACGAGCTGATACCCGATACTCTAGGGGTGATTTTCGCGAAACTTTCTATCCAAGAAAGATTGACTGTGATCCCAAGAGTATGTAAGTCATGGGCCAGAGCTGTAACTGGACCTTACTGCTGGCAAGAGATTGACATTGATGACTGGAGCAGCTTCTGTGAGCCTCAGCACATTGAGCGGATGGTTGAGATGCTGATTACAAGAAGCTCTGGATCCCTCCGCAAACTCAGTGTTTCTGGTCTCCAGACTGAGAGAATATTCAATTTCATTGCTGAAAA TGCTGGCTCCCTGCGAAATTTAAGGATGATAAGATGCAACATGAGTAATCATGTAGTAGAAAAGATGTCCGGAAGGCTATCTAGAATTTCTGTATTAGATTTGAGCTACTGCATGCAAATTGGAGATGAAGGGATCAAGATAATTGGAAAGAACTGCAAACAGCTAGAAGTTTTCTGTCGGAATATGCATCCGTTAGACACTTCGGGACAGCCCTTAGACGATGCTGAAGCGTTCGCCATAGCCACTAATATGCCTAAGCTAAGGCATCTTGAAATGGCTTACCATCTTATCAGCAATGATGGTGTTCATCAAATCCTCTCATCGTGTATGAAGCTTGAACATTTAGACCTGAGAGGCTGTTGGGGTGTACAACTTGACAACATGTCTCTGAATCAAAAGTTTCCAAACTTGAAGATTTTGGGGCCTCATGTTCTTGGCTGGGACGACAGCTCCGATATCTCAGATTCTTCGTCCGATTATGTGGATAGTGATATGGATGAGTATGACGATGAAAGTGATGATGACATGTGGTATGATGGAATAAGGATTGAGGGGCTTGAgcttagggttagggtttatgtTGGTATTGAAGATGCTGGAATGCATTGGCCTGCATCTCCATGA